A section of the Flavobacterium sp. CG_23.5 genome encodes:
- the rplW gene encoding 50S ribosomal protein L23, with amino-acid sequence MSIIIKPIVTEKVTKESEVLNRFGFVVDKKANKVQIKKAVEAAYGVTILSVNTMNVRPDRTTKYTKSGLISGKTNAIKKAIVQVQEGETIDFYNNI; translated from the coding sequence ATGAGCATCATAATTAAGCCTATAGTAACGGAAAAAGTAACCAAAGAAAGTGAAGTTTTAAACCGCTTCGGATTCGTTGTTGACAAAAAAGCAAATAAAGTACAAATTAAGAAAGCTGTTGAAGCTGCTTATGGAGTAACGATTTTGAGTGTTAACACGATGAACGTAAGACCGGATAGAACTACAAAATACACTAAAAGTGGTTTAATCAGTGGAAAGACGAATGCAATTAAGAAAGCAATTGTTCAAGTACAAGAAGGAGAAACAATTGATTTTTACAACAATATCTAA
- the rplB gene encoding 50S ribosomal protein L2 has protein sequence MSVRKLKPITPGQRFRVVNGYDAITTDKPERSLIAPIKNSGGRNSQGKMTMRYTGGGHKQRYRIIDFKRTKEGIPATVKSIEYDPNRTAFIALLAYADGEKTYVIAQNGLKVGQKLVSGPDSQPEIGNTLPLSRVPLGTVISCIELRPGQGAVIARSAGTFAQLMARDGKYATIKMPSGETRLILLTCSATIGAVSNSDHQLVVSGKAGRTRWLGRRPRTRPVAMNPVDHPMGGGEGRSSGGHPRSRNGIPAKGYRTRSKKNPSNKYIVERRKK, from the coding sequence ATGTCAGTAAGAAAATTAAAACCTATTACCCCAGGTCAGCGATTTAGAGTTGTGAATGGTTATGACGCCATTACAACTGATAAGCCGGAACGCTCTTTGATAGCGCCGATAAAAAACTCTGGTGGTAGAAATAGTCAAGGAAAGATGACCATGCGTTATACGGGTGGTGGTCACAAGCAGAGATATCGTATTATTGATTTCAAACGTACAAAAGAAGGAATTCCAGCTACAGTGAAATCGATCGAATATGATCCAAATCGTACTGCGTTTATCGCTTTATTAGCTTATGCTGATGGTGAGAAAACTTATGTTATTGCTCAAAACGGATTGAAAGTAGGTCAGAAATTAGTTTCTGGTCCTGATTCTCAACCTGAAATTGGAAATACATTACCTTTAAGTAGAGTTCCACTTGGAACTGTAATTTCTTGTATCGAATTGAGACCAGGACAAGGGGCTGTAATCGCTCGTTCTGCTGGAACATTTGCTCAATTGATGGCAAGAGATGGAAAATATGCAACAATTAAAATGCCTTCTGGGGAAACAAGATTAATCTTGTTGACTTGTTCGGCTACAATTGGAGCGGTTTCTAATTCAGACCACCAATTAGTTGTATCTGGTAAAGCAGGTAGAACAAGATGGTTAGGAAGAAGACCTAGAACAAGACCTGTTGCAATGAACCCTGTCGATCACCCAATGGGTGGTGGTGAAGGACGTTCTTCTGGTGGACATCCACGTTCAAGAAATGGAATACCAGCTAAAGGTTATAGAACTCGTTCTAAGAAAAACCCGAGTAACAAGTATATCGTAGAACGTAGAAAGAAATAA
- the rplD gene encoding 50S ribosomal protein L4 — translation MEAKVLDFNGKDTGRKVQLSDSVFGIEPNNHAVYLDVKQYLANQRQGTHKAKERAEVAGSTRKIKKQKGTGTARAGSAKNPLFKGGGTVFGPRPRSYSFKLNKSLKRLARKSAFSIKAKESNIIVLEDFNFETPNTKNFINVLKALELENKKSLFVLGDTNKNVYLSSRNLKGSSVVSSLELSTYAILNANNLVLLESSLEIIEENLSK, via the coding sequence ATGGAAGCAAAAGTATTAGATTTCAACGGAAAAGATACTGGAAGAAAAGTTCAACTTTCTGATTCAGTATTCGGTATAGAACCAAACAATCACGCAGTATACCTTGATGTTAAGCAATATCTTGCTAATCAAAGACAAGGAACGCACAAAGCAAAAGAAAGAGCTGAAGTTGCGGGAAGTACGCGTAAGATTAAAAAACAAAAAGGAACTGGTACTGCTCGTGCGGGTAGTGCAAAGAATCCATTGTTTAAAGGTGGTGGAACAGTTTTCGGACCAAGACCAAGAAGTTATTCATTCAAATTGAATAAAAGCTTGAAACGTTTGGCTAGAAAATCTGCTTTCTCAATTAAAGCAAAAGAATCAAACATAATTGTACTTGAAGACTTTAATTTTGAAACGCCAAACACTAAAAATTTCATTAATGTTTTGAAAGCTTTAGAGTTAGAAAATAAAAAATCTCTATTTGTGTTGGGTGATACCAATAAAAATGTATATTTGTCCTCACGCAATTTAAAGGGTTCTAGTGTGGTAAGTAGCTTAGAATTAAGCACTTACGCTATCTTAAACGCTAATAATTTAGTGCTTTTAGAGAGTTCTTTAGAGATAATTGAAGAAAATTTAAGTAAATAA
- the rpsS gene encoding 30S ribosomal protein S19, translating to MARSLKKGPFVHYKLDKKVQENIEKGGKGVIKTWSRASMITPDFVGQTIAVHNGRQFVPVYVTENMVGHKLGEFSPTRSFRGHAGAKNKGKK from the coding sequence ATGGCACGTTCATTAAAAAAAGGACCTTTCGTTCATTATAAGTTAGACAAGAAAGTTCAAGAAAACATTGAAAAAGGTGGTAAGGGAGTTATCAAGACATGGTCTAGAGCTTCCATGATTACTCCAGACTTTGTTGGGCAAACTATCGCAGTTCATAACGGTCGTCAATTTGTACCAGTTTACGTAACAGAAAACATGGTAGGTCACAAATTAGGAGAATTTTCACCAACTAGATCTTTTAGAGGTCATGCTGGAGCAAAAAATAAAGGTAAAAAATAA
- the rplV gene encoding 50S ribosomal protein L22: MGVRKRETADARKEANKSIAFAKLNNCPTSPRKMRLVADLVRGQKVERALNILRFSSKEASRKLEKLVLSVIANWQAKNPDANMEEAGLFVKTITVDGGMMLKRLRPAPQGRAHRIRKRSNHVTIVLGSINNTQAI; the protein is encoded by the coding sequence ATGGGAGTTCGTAAAAGAGAAACAGCAGATGCGAGAAAAGAGGCTAATAAGTCTATAGCTTTCGCAAAATTGAATAACTGCCCTACTTCACCTAGAAAAATGCGCTTAGTAGCGGACTTGGTAAGAGGTCAGAAGGTAGAGAGAGCACTTAACATCTTAAGATTCAGTTCTAAAGAGGCTTCAAGAAAATTAGAAAAATTGGTTTTATCTGTAATTGCCAACTGGCAAGCAAAAAACCCTGACGCTAATATGGAAGAAGCTGGGTTATTTGTTAAAACGATTACGGTTGATGGTGGAATGATGTTGAAAAGACTTCGTCCAGCTCCACAGGGTCGTGCACACAGAATTAGAAAGCGTTCTAATCACGTAACAATCGTGTTAGGATCTATTAATAACACACAAGCAATTTAA